One window of the Salvia miltiorrhiza cultivar Shanhuang (shh) chromosome 6, IMPLAD_Smil_shh, whole genome shotgun sequence genome contains the following:
- the LOC130989795 gene encoding uncharacterized protein LOC130989795, with protein sequence MSFNSAFGSGSSSWRGRRQGDSAENPVFCICEVEGKKLKASIMTSWTEDNPGRRFYGCRNWKARHCGFFDWIDAPITERAKEVINDLKSENLKLMKVKHESSKTETMDVELEIERLWGAMQTMKEDSKKMMKKTSLVSFLFVASWVAIAYYAIA encoded by the exons ATGAGTTTCAATTCAGCTTTCGGTTCTGGCTCGAGCTCGTGGCGCGGTCGCCGGCAGGGTGATAGTGCAGAGAATCCTGTGTTTTGCATTTGCGAAGTTGAAGGTAAAAAATTGAAGGCTTCGATTATGACATCGTGGACGGAAGATAATCCGGGTAGGAGATTCtatggatgtaggaattggaaG GCTAGGCACTGCGGTTTTTTTGATTGGATTGACGCCCCCATAACTGAAAGAGCTAAGGAGGTTATCAACGACTTGAAGAGTGAAAATTTGAAGTTGATGAAGGTGAAGCATGAGAGCTCCAAAACAGAGACCATGGATGTGGAGCTTGAAATTGAAAGGCTTTGGGGTGCTATGCAAACTATGAAGGAAGATTcgaagaagatgatgaagaaaaCTAGCTTAGTTTCATTTCTTTTTGTTGCTTCATGGGTTGCGATTGCGTATTATGCAATAGCATAA